Genomic DNA from Ilyobacter polytropus DSM 2926:
TTACAGCAAAAACTCTTTTTAAGACACCATTTAAAGACTTAATACCATATAAGAAACAATGTATAAAAGGAGTTTCAAGAGAAGTGTTTGAGGCAATTTACTATAAAGCAGTTCGAAAATAATTCTTTTTAATAAGGAGACTGATATGAAAAAATTTAAGATGTCATTTAGTTTAAATCATAAAGATGTTTATGTAGAGGTTGACCCTAGCAAGAGACTTCTTGATATGTTGAGAGAAGATTTTGGACTAACCGGTGTAAAAGAAGGTTGCGGAGAAGGAGAGTGTGGGGCGTGTACCGTCATAATGAATGGTGATGCTATTACCTCTTGTACAGTTTTGGCACCACAAGTTGAAGACAGTAGGATCATTACAATTGAAGGAATATCTAAAGAGGGAGAATTGGATGAAATACAGGAAGCATTTATAAAATACGGAGCTGTACAGTGCGGATTTTGTACCCCGGGAATGGTTCTATCCATAAAAGCACTTTTAATGAAGAATTCAAATCCAAGTGATGATGACATTAAAGAGGCTATAGAAGGGAATCTATGCAGATGCACGGGTTATAAAAAAATTATAGATGCTACAAAAGAAGTCGTAGCAAATTCAAATAGATAAAGGGAGGTGAGGATGATGAGTGATTTTGACGTAATTGGAAAAAATGTGATTAAAAAGGATGCCATTTCAAAAGTAACTGGTAAAGCGCTTTTTTCTTCAGATTATGAATTTGAAAATATGTTATATGCAAAGGTTCTAAGAAGTGAAGTAGCTTCTGCAAAGATTATCAGTATAGACACATCTAAGGCAAAAGAACTTCAAGGAGTGGCTTGCGTACTCACTCACAAAGATATCCCTGGAGAAAACAGGGTCGGAATAATTATTAAAGATGAACCTGTTTTAGTTGAAGATAAAATAAGAAGAGTTGGGGATGCTCTTGCACTTGTAGCAGCTGAAACTATTGAAATAGCTGAAAAAGCTTTGGAGCTCATTAGTGTAGAATATGAAGAACTTCCAGTGGTGACGGATATATTTGAGGCGATGAAAGAGGACTCTCCAAAGGTTCACGGAGATACGAATATACTGATGGAAAAAAATCTTATTAAAGGTGATGTTAAAGAGGCTTTTAAAAAATGTGATGTTATCGTGGAAAACACATATAAAACGCCTGCAGTAGCCCATATGTTTATAGAACCAGAAGCAGGTGTTGCAAAATTTGAAAAAGGAAAGATTAGCTTCTGGTGTTCTACACAGAATCCACATTTTGACAGAGGAGAAGTTGCAAGAGTTCTAGCATTACCACAAAGTAAGGTCAGAGGTGTTCGTTCAGAAGTAGGAGGGGGATTTGGAGGGAAGCTTGATATATCGGTACAGTGTCATATTGGATTGCTGACTTATTATACAAAAAGACCTGTAAAACTAGTTTTTTCTAGAGAAGAGTCAATGCAAGTATCTTCAAAAAGACACCCTCATATTATGAAAGTCAAAACAGGTGCCACTGAGGATGGTAAGTTATTGGCCATGGAGGCTGTGTTTTATGCCGATACAGGTGCTTATTCTTCTTATGGGCCTGCAGTTGTTTCGAGAGCCATGGTTCATGCAACAGGTCCTTATGAAATACCTAATGTAAAAATAAAATCAACAATGATGTATACCAATAATCCAATGTGTGGAGCAATGAGGGGTTTTGGTGTACCACAAGTGGCAATAGCTCATGAATCACAAATTGATATGATTGCAGAAAAATTAAATATAAGTTCTTTTGAAATAAGGCTTATAAATGCATTTAAATATGGTTCTAAAAATGCAAATAACCAAATTATGAATAATAGTATTGGAATTATGGAGACCTTAGAAGCAGCTAAGAAAAAAGCAGATGAGATATTAAAATAAAAGGAGGGACCCCTATGAAAAAAATAGGTATAGGAATAGGGAGTATGTTTTATGGGATAGGTAATACAGGACTTCCAAATCCGGCAGCAGCCTTTGTGGAAGTACATTCAGATGGGTCAGCAACTGTTTTGGCTGGAGCTGCTGATATAGGACAAGGGTCAAATACTGTCATGTGCCAGATAGTTGCCGAAGTCTTAGGTATAGATTATGAATCAGTTAATATTACAGCTGCTGATACAGCAGTTACACCTGAGGCAGGCGCTACTTCTGCAAGTCGGCAAACTTATGTTTCAGGAAATGCCTGCAAAATAGCTGCTGAAATGGCCAAAGAAACTCTAGTAAGAGTAGCAGGAGAAATCTTGTGTGAAGAACCGGCAAAGATAATACTAAAAAATAAGAAGGCTTTTGTAAAAGGTTGTGAGGAAAATTATATTACACTTTCAGATGTCTTAAAAGGCTTGAAAGAAAGAGGATTAATTGCCGTTGGTTCTGGGACATTTAATCCAAATGCTTCATCCTTAGATCCAATAACAATGGAAGGAAACCCTTATGCAACCTATGCTTTTGCAACTCATATAGCTCAGGTGGAGGTTGAAACAGAAACAGGCAAAGTAAAAGTTTTAAAAATCATAGCTGCACATGATGTAGGAAAGGCAATCAACACAATAAATGTTGAGGGTCAGATAGAAGGTGGATGTCTTATGGGGACGGGTTTTGCACTTAGTGAAGAGGTAAAAATAGAAAATGCAAAAATGAAGAATCCAAATTTTTCAAAATATTTAATCCACACTTCTAAGGATATGCCTGAGATTTATCCTGTGATTGTAGAAGAAACTGATATAACCGGCCCTTTTGGTGCTAAAGGAGTAGGAGAACCAACTTTAATTCCTGTTGCACCAGCAATAATAAATGCTGTATATGATGCTATAGGAATTAGATTTACTGAATTACCTATTACACCCAAGAAAGTTTTGGAAGCTTTACATAAAATTTAATTTAAATAATCAGGAGGAATGTCATGGAGAAAACAGTTGAATTAAAAAAGGAAAGTTTTTTGAAGAGAAAAAATATTGAGTTTTCGGTAAAGCGTTATCTTATTGATGCTTTGAGTTTTATGGCGTTGGGCCTTTTTTCATCTCTCATAATAGGAAGTATACTAAATCAAATTGGAAGCAAATTTGGGATATTATTTTTAAGTGAGACTATATGGCCGATAGCCAGGCAGATGACGGGACCTGCAATTGGAGTAGCTGTTGCTTGTGGACTGCAGGCACCGCCATTAGTTATGTTTTCATCTGCTATTACTGGTGCCGCCGGTGCTGCTCTAGGAGGTCCTGTGGGTGCATTTGTTGCAGCTGTAGCCGGGGCAGAGTTTGGTAAAGCAGTTTCCAAAGAAACAAAGGTAGATATTTTGGTAACGCCAGCTACAACAATAATTGTGGGGTGTTTATTAGGATCGTTGGTTGGGCCAGGTGTGAGTGCATTTATGACTGGATTTGGTAACTTGATAATGTATGCAACTGAACTCAATCCTATTCCCATGGGAATATTGGTATCGACTTTAATGGGGATAGCATTAACTCTTCCGATAAGTAGCGCAGCAATAGGAATAATGCTTGGCCTTGGGGGAATTGCATCTGGGGCCGCAACTGTAGGATGTGCAGCTCAAATGGTTGGATTTGCTGTTATAAGTTTCAGAGAAAATGGGGTAGGTGGATTGCTTGCACAAGGATTAGGAACATCAATGCTTCAAGTTCCTAATATTGTAAAGAACTGGAAAATATGGATACCTTCTATTATGACTTCTGCGATTCTTGGTCCCATATCTACAACTGTTCTAAAATTAGAAAATACACCGATAGGCTCTGGAATGGGAACAAGCGGATTGGTTGGACAATTTGGAACTATCAGTGCAATGGAAGCTGCAGGTAGGGGTGGAGCCACTCTGTATATAACTATCTTATTATTTCACCTTGTTTTGCCAGCTATTATGACCCTAGCGATAGCAGAATATATGCGTAAAAAAGAATGGATTAAAGAAGGAGATTTGAAATTAGATTTATAAAAAAATACAAGCATTAGAACTGAGATATAAAAGTAAATTAAATAAAAACATTTTTTTGTGGCAGAAATAGTAAAATAGATCATTAAAACTTGCATTTTTAGAAGATGTAGACAGAGGGTTACTGGAAAATGTATACCATTAAGGAGATAAGACCTAAAATAAGAATTTAATAATAAATAGAAATTGGGGGATTGATGTGAAAGTTGCTTTTATTGGGTTAGGTGTCATGGGTAAAAACATGGCAATTAATATTTTGAATAATAATTATCAATTAAGAATTTATGATGTAATAAAAGAGAATATGATTGAACTAGAGGAAATGGGAGCTGGAGTAGGAAATTCACCGGCTGATGCCGCTAAAGGGTGTGACGTGATAATGACCTCATTACCTAACTCTAAAATAGTAGAAGATGTAATACTTGGAAAAAATGGAGTTTTAGAAGCTGCAAAGGAAGGAGCAGTAATAGTAGATCTAAGTAGCATCACCCCTAAAGTTATTCAGAATATTTATGAAAAATGTATTGAAAAATGTATAGAGGTAATTGATGCACCTGTCAGCGGAGGTGCTAAAGGTGCTAAAGAAGGTACGCTGACCATAATGGCTGGAGGCAAAATAGAAGTATTGGAAAAGGTTAGACCAATTTTAGATTGCATAGCTAAAAAAGTAAATTATGTAGGAGAAGTTGGAGCTGGTGATACTGTAAAACTTATAAATAACATGCTTTTAGGAATAAATATGGTAGCTTGCGCTGAAGCAATGGCCTTGGGAACAAAGGCAGGAATAAAGCCAGACCTCTTATATGAAATTATAAGTCAGAGTTCAGGTAGTTCTTATGCATTAAAAGCAAAGTATGAAAATTTCATATCCCAGGGTAATTTTGAGCCTGGATTTATGATAGACCTACAATATAAAGATTTACAACTAGCCATATCAACTGCCAAGGAACTAAATGCACCAATGTTTATGGGAAATATAGCGCAGCAAATGTTTGAGACAGCAAGGGCGGAAGGATTGGGTAAAAAAGACATATCAGCTGTCATAAATTTGTATGAGAAATGGCTGAATGTTTCAGTTAGAAAATAACTTTTCCAGTAAGGAGGCTACTAATGAAGATGCTAGGGATTAAAAATATAGGAGTTTTAATAACAGGGGATGTTGCTAATCCAATTAGAAAGGCAACAACAATTATTGTTGCAGACGGGATAATAAAAAAAATTGGTAATGAAGATTTATTAACAGAATATCCTTGTAATAAGATAATCGATGCCAATGGAATAACCGTTGCACCGGGATTATTGGATTCACATGTCCACCCTGTATTAGGAGATTTTACTCCAAGACAAAATACAGTAGGATTTATATCAAGCTCATTACATGGTGGAGTCACAACGATGATATCAGCAGGAGAACCACACACTCCAGGCAGGCCAAAAGATCCATCGGGAACAAAAGCTTTGGCAATATTAGGGAAAAAATCATCTCAAAATGTAAGACCTGGTGGAGTTAAACTTCACGGAGGGTCATTGATATTAGAAAAAGGGTTGGTGGAAAAAGATTTTGAAGAATTGGCAAAGGAAGGAGTTAATATAGTTGGAGAAATAGGACTAGGATCAGTGAAGGATCCTGAGGAAGCTTCGATAATGGTAAAATGGGCAAAAAAGAATGGATTTAAGGTTATGATGCATACAGGTGGAACGTCGATACCGGGAAGTAGCTCAATATCAGCAGATGATGTAATAAAAACAAATCCAGATGTTGTATCACATATAAATGGTGGACCGACAGCAATACCACTGAGTGAAGTTGATACACTTATTGATGAAACAAAATTGACTTTAGAAGTGGTCCAATGTGGAAATTTTAAAGTTATGAAGCATGTTGTAAATAAATTAGTAGAAAAACAAGACCTAGAAAGATTAATAATTGGAAATGATTCCCCTTCGGGCTCTGGAATAATCCCGCTGGGAGTGTTAAGAACCATTTCTTATATAGCGTCAGAAACTAAGGCTACTCCAGAACAAGCAATATGTTTTGCAACAGGAAATTCAGCAAAAGCCTTTGATTTAAACGTTGGTATAATTGAAGAAGGGAAAGCAGCGGATTTTGTTCTAATGGATGCTCCGATGGGTTCAGTGGGAACAGATAGCTTAAAAGCATTGGAAGCAGGTGACTTACCAGGGATCGCAAGCGTAATAATAGATGGAGAGATATTGGTTACAAAAAGCAGGAATACTCCACCTGCAACAAATATGCCAACTATTTCTTAATACTTTAATCTATAGAAACTTAGATTTAGATATAGTTACTTTCTATCTAAAATTTTGGATATCTTATCTAGGATATGCGAAAAGAAGTATAAAGGAGAAAATTAATGATTAAAATAGATTTAAAAAAATGTAAAGGGTGTAAAATTTGTGCTAACAACTGCCCTATATCGGCAATTGATATGCTAGATAAAAAAGCTCTAATCAAAGATAACTGTGTGAGTTGTGGCATATGTTTAAGAGTTTGTCCTTTCGCAGCTATAGAAAAAACGACAGAAGAAAATAATAATTCTATGAAATGTACTAATTGTCCCGTAAACTGTGCAATTCCCCTAGGTATGACTGGAGCCTGCAAAAGGTATACCAACATAGATGGGAATATTACGAGAAGTAGAAAACTTGTAGTCGACGCTATCACTACAATACCAGAAAAAAATAATCTTCCATATAAGCCTGTAATTACTGCGGTGGGCAGTGGAACTAATTACCCATGTTGTCGTCCAGCTCCTTTTATAATTCAAGAAAATCTAGAAGGTGTTGATGTTGTTACAGTTGTAACAGAAGCACCATTGAGCTATAGCGGCGTTAAGGTGAAGATTGATACAAATATGCATATAGGGGAAGAAGGTGCAAAAGTTAAAAGAGATGGTAAAGTAGTGGGTATGGTAACTACCGAAGAATATGGTTCAAAAATGCTTACTATAGGTGGAGCAAATCTATTGAGCAACGGCAATGATGGATTCATAGTTGCCAAAACAATTGTAGACCTTGCAAACGGCAGAGAAGTCCAACTGAAAATTGACCAAGGAAGTGTTATAAAAATTAAACAAGGGGAATCACCAATTATAGATGGGAAAAAAGAAAAACTGATGAGAGTTGGATGTGGAAGTGCCACAATTGGTATGTTTGCAAGAAACTTGTGTAAAGTAGTAGATGAGGCAATTATTCTTGATTATCATGTAATAGGATTGCTTTCTGAGCATTTTGCCGGCGTAGAAGTAGGTATGAAATATAGTGGTATTATTCCAACAGGGACAAAGAGTACTAGAGGAAGGTATTTTGGCGAGCATGGTCATGGATGGGGAGGAACAAAAATAGATAACCCATTGGATGCAGTAAAATCCATTGACATGAATACTGCAAAACCAGGATACAAAATATTGGTGACTGAAACCACGGGACAAAAGTCTGCATTGCTAGAAATAAAAGAAGATGGAGATGTGAAAGAGGTACCTTTGACTGAGGAAGTAGCCGATGTTGTGAGGCTTATTTCCAAAACTTGTGAAGAGGCAAAAGTTTCAGTGGTTTACACAGGAGGGACAGGTGGAAGCGCTAGAGCTGGTGTGACAAACTTTCCAAAGAAGCTTACAGATGCCATACACAGAGAGGAAGTACATATGACAGTAGCAGGTGCACCAACATTTATCTTACCTGGAGGCGGAATAAACTTTATGGTAGCAGTAGAAAAAATGGTACCTGAATCGACTACATGGGTTCCTACACCGGCAACTGTAGCACCTATTGAATATACTATGACACGAGAGAAATACCAACAGCTTGGTGGCCATGTTGAGGAAATTCTAACAAAAAAAGAATTACTAAAGAAATTGAATTTAGAGGGATAATTATGATTCAGGAATTAGATGATAAGAGAGTCTTTATTAATTACGGGCCAATTCAAATGACTTTGGATATAAAAGTTGGTTTTATGAGAAACACTGAAATAGCATTTAAAGTTGCAGATTATATCATCGGTGAATTGCAAAACTTATTAAAATATATGCCTCAATTAAAAGAGTTGAACTCTCTTCAGGATCTTAATGAGGATTATCCTAAAGTTTTGAATAAAATGATTACTGGTGTAAATAGATGTGGAGATAAAACTATAAATGTACTAGGGGCTGTAGCAGGTTCTTTTTCAGATATAGCTTTAGAGAAAGCCATAGAGTTGGGTGCAAGTAGAGTAATAATCAACAATGGTGGAGACATAGCTTTTAAAGATATGAGCGGTGATCCGGTAAAAATTGGAATTCCTTTAAATAGAGATTTGAGCAGAAATCAATTAGTAATGACAATCACCGACGATATGAATATCCGAGGAATCTGCACAAGTGGATTGGGAGGGAGAAGCTTCACAAAGGGTGTTGCAACTGCTTCGGTTGTATTGGCAGATAATGCAGCGGTGGCAGATGTCTGTGCAACATATTTAGGTAATATGACCAATGTTGAAGATGAAAGAATTACTCGTTGTTTTGCAGAAGATATTGATTCTGGTACCGATATCCCAGGACATATGGTTACCTTGAGTGTCGGTAATATTTCTAAAGAAAAAATCTATCAGGCACTATTGAACGGAGCAAACGCTGCGGAAAAATTATATGAAAAAGGAATAATAAAGGGAGCGTTATTATGTGTTAAAAATGAAATTGTAATGATCCCAGATAATATCAATTATATTGAAAATAGAAATTAGATATCAGGAGGAGTTTATGGATATTAAGATTAGAAAATTTTGTACTTTTGTAGAAGAGATCATGATAGACGGGGAAAAAACTATCCAAGGAAAAGTTAACAAAAGATCTTCAGCGGCAGTAATTATTAAAAATCCTTTTGCAGGAAAGTATGTTGAAGATTTATCTCAACTGACTGAATGGAGCGTTGAAATAGCCCCTATACTTACCAAAAAAGCTTTAGAAGCGGCTGGAATGGAAATGGGTGAAGTTGAAAGTTATGGGAAAGCCGCAATTGTAGGGGGAAATGGAGAGCTAGAGCATGCTGCTAGTATACTACATCCAAAATTAGGAAAACCGTTTCGTGATGAAGTTGGTGGAGGAAAAGCAATTATTCCTTCCTCCAAGAAAATGGGCTACCCAGGATGTACAATAGATGTCCCGCTACACTATAAAGATGCGGCGTTTGTAAGGTCTCATTTTGATGCTATGGAAGTAAGAATTCCAGACGCTCCAAGAGGTGACGAAATAGTTGTTATTTTATCCATTACAAATTGTGGCAGACCACATCCTAGAGTAGGTGGACTGAAAAAAGATGAGGCTAAATGTGAAGACGGATTGAGATAAATAATAGCATAGAATTGAAATATTTTAGGAGTGATACATTTGAGTAGAATAATCAGCAGTGTTATACTTGTAATGTTAATGGTAGGTACGGGGTGTTTTTTAACGAAAAAAGAGATATTGGGGGAGGAAAGTAACAAACTTTTTTCTCAGCTTGTATTAAAAATATGCCTCCCTGCACTTATAATCCAAGGTCTTACTGGACGTTTTACAAGGGAAGGACTTATAAAATCCGCCCAGTGGTTGGGTTTGTCTTTTATTATAATTATTGTTTTAATAATAGCTTCTAAGGTGATTATTCTAAGCAAGCATATAAAAAGAAAGGCACTTTTTCAAATTTCATTTATATTTGCAAATACTATATTTGTAGGCCTTCCTGTAAACATAGCTCTTTTTGGAGATGAAAGTATACCTTATATTTTTCTTTATTATTTTGCTAGCACCACTTTCTTCTGGACCTACGGTATATATTGTGTACAAGGAGAAGGAAATATAAGAGAGGGTTTAAAAAAACTTTTGACTCCTACCACTACGGCATTTTTTATAGGGGTGATTTTGCTGTTATTCAAAGTTCCTATACCAGGATTTATTGCAACTTATATGAAATATATTGGTGGAATGACTACTCCTCTTGCTATGCTTTATCTAGGAACATCTATGTATAGCCTGGGAATAAAATCCTTGAAACCTGACTTTGAATCTGTAATAGGATTAGTTTCAAAATTTATTATAGCTCCAGCTATTGTTTTTATTATCATAAAAATAGCCGATGGTTTTTTGATTCTTCCACTGCTTCTAAAAAAAGTTTATTTTATACAAACAACAATGCCACTAATGACCAATGTAGCAATAGTAAGTGGTTATTACAACAAAAGTCCAAAGGAAGCATCAAAACTTGTTGGCCTTTCTACAATTTTGGTAATTGTAACTATACCATTTTATGCAATTTTAACAGAGTTTATCTTTTAAAAAATTAAGATTGTATTTTTAGGTAGCTTAAATTTTTTTGTTTTTAAATCCTTCTTTTAATTACTGGACGATATTGTTGTATCTGTGAAATTAATGGGATGATTTTTTTATAGATGTTAGCATATAAGTCACTTTTCATTAAGTTTTCTAGAGTAAGAATTCTTAGAAAGTGGAATCAAATAATTACACATATGGCAATTAAACCTAAAAACAGGCTCCTAGAATATTTTATTCTAGAGAGCCTGTTAGTTTATTTAGTAATTAAACTTTGGATGATAAAAAAAGTTTTATATTGGCTTATTTACCAACATAGGCAATTACTTCGATTTCAACTCTTACATCTAGTGGCAATCTAGCTACCTCTACACACGCCCTAGCTGGCTTGTTGTCGGTAAAGTACTCAGAGTATACTTCATTTATAGCTCCAAATTCATTCATGTCTTTAATAAAAACTCCTGCTTTTACCACATTGTTTAAAGAGGCTCCAGCTTCTTCTAAGATAGCCTTTACATTTTCTAATGATTGTCTTGTCTGCTCACGAATATCTTCAGATACGAGAGTCATTGTCTCTGGTACAAATGGGATTTGTCCAGATACAAATATCATATCTCCTGCTCTCATGGCCTGTGAATATGGTCCTACTGCTGCTGGTGCATTCTTAGTAAATATTGCTTTGTTCATTATTTTTTCTCCTTTTGTATTTAAGATTTTTGTTATTTTTTATATGCTGTTTTTTTGAGAGGAAGTTCTGTTCTGAATTCACCGTCAAAGTTATAATAAGCTCCCTGTACTGCTGGCGCTGTTGGAATAACGGTTATTTCTCCCACACCCTTGGCACCGTAAGCTAATTCTTCTGTATTTTTTTCTATAATTATCGATTTAATTTCTGGAACCAGGGTTGACCTTAATAATCCTAGTGTTCCAAACTTTACTTGCGGCATCCCATTTTCAAACGGCATTATTTCAGTAAGAGCATAGCCAAGCCCCATTACAACTCCACCTTCAATCTGTCCTTCTACTGATTTAGGATTTATCGCCTTTCCTACATCGTGGGCTGCTACTACCTTTTCTATTTTTCCACTTTCATTTAATACAACAAGTTGAGTAGCATATCCATAAGCTATATGACTTTTTGGATTTTCTTTAAAGCTTCCTATTTTATCAGTAATTCCAGAGTATTCTTCAGTGTGATCATACCCCTCAATCTCTTTTAATGTTTTTCCTTTGAGAGTATTTTTTAGTTCCAATGCTGCTAGTCTTACTGCTTCACCTGTAAAAACAGTTTGTCTTGATGCTGTTGTTGTTCCAGAATCAGGAGTCACGTGAGTATCTGGAGTTTCGATGATTATATTCTTAGGATCAAGTCCTGTAGTTTGGCATAATATTTGTAAGTTAACTGTTCCTACTCCCTGACCGATACACGCTGCAGAAGTTCTTAGATGTACTTTACCGTCTATTACAGTTAGTCGGCATCTCCCGATATCTGGAAGACCTACTCCTATTCCGGAATTTTTAAAGGCACAGGCTAACCCTACATATTTATTTTTGTAGAATTCATCTTTTACAGCTTCTAGAGTTTCTACAAGTCCTGTTCCTGCATCTGCAATCTGTCCGTTAGGTAATATTTGTCCAGGCCTTATCGCATTTCTAGACCTGATTTCCCAAGCTGAAATTCCAGCTAATTTCGCCAACTTATTGATGTTTGATTCGCTGGCAAAAGTAGATTGAGTTACTCCGAATCCCCTAAAGGCTCCTCCAGGAGGGTTGTTTGTATAATAAGCTTTTCCGTCTATCTCGATGTTATGATAGTTATAGGGGCCCGATGCATGGGTACATGCTCTTTGAAGGACCGGCCCCCCTAAAGATGAATAGGCTCCTGTATCAGATAAAATAGTTGTTTTCATTGCTGTTAATATCCCATTTTCATCACAGGCAGTGGTCATTTCAATTTCCATAGAATGCCTTTTAGTACTCACATAAATACTCTCCTGTCTAGACAATGTTACCTGTACAGGA
This window encodes:
- a CDS encoding AEC family transporter, whose product is MIHLSRIISSVILVMLMVGTGCFLTKKEILGEESNKLFSQLVLKICLPALIIQGLTGRFTREGLIKSAQWLGLSFIIIIVLIIASKVIILSKHIKRKALFQISFIFANTIFVGLPVNIALFGDESIPYIFLYYFASTTFFWTYGIYCVQGEGNIREGLKKLLTPTTTAFFIGVILLLFKVPIPGFIATYMKYIGGMTTPLAMLYLGTSMYSLGIKSLKPDFESVIGLVSKFIIAPAIVFIIIKIADGFLILPLLLKKVYFIQTTMPLMTNVAIVSGYYNKSPKEASKLVGLSTILVIVTIPFYAILTEFIF
- a CDS encoding RidA family protein, whose amino-acid sequence is MNKAIFTKNAPAAVGPYSQAMRAGDMIFVSGQIPFVPETMTLVSEDIREQTRQSLENVKAILEEAGASLNNVVKAGVFIKDMNEFGAINEVYSEYFTDNKPARACVEVARLPLDVRVEIEVIAYVGK
- the xdh gene encoding selenium-dependent xanthine dehydrogenase — translated: MYEIIVNGKLTKTDKVKNLLKYLRDDLDLKAAKNGCEEGACGTCTVLVDGKAIKACVLKTDKLKGKKITTLEGLSQRKRDVFAYAFTEVGAVQCGFCIPGMVMSATALFLKTLEPTKDEIKKSLTGNICRCTGYVKIEEAIELAAEILRTEREIPKRDCKGMVGEHVHRIDGPAKAIGEGVYAEDIRIEGMYYGGAVRSLYPRARVLSIDVSEAEAMEGVLKVLTAEDVPGINNIGHLSFISDWDALIPVGKITRYRGDAIALVAAKDKETLEAAKKAVKIEYEELTPVLSIEGAKDENAPKIHENGNLLFHQKLSKGNVEKAISDSKYVVTEIYNTPATEHAYLEPESATALPTNDGIQLYTSSQSIFDEQREVSRLLGVKPSKVRVTSTLVGGGFGGKEDMTVQHHAGLLAYVLQVPVQVTLSRQESIYVSTKRHSMEIEMTTACDENGILTAMKTTILSDTGAYSSLGGPVLQRACTHASGPYNYHNIEIDGKAYYTNNPPGGAFRGFGVTQSTFASESNINKLAKLAGISAWEIRSRNAIRPGQILPNGQIADAGTGLVETLEAVKDEFYKNKYVGLACAFKNSGIGVGLPDIGRCRLTVIDGKVHLRTSAACIGQGVGTVNLQILCQTTGLDPKNIIIETPDTHVTPDSGTTTASRQTVFTGEAVRLAALELKNTLKGKTLKEIEGYDHTEEYSGITDKIGSFKENPKSHIAYGYATQLVVLNESGKIEKVVAAHDVGKAINPKSVEGQIEGGVVMGLGYALTEIMPFENGMPQVKFGTLGLLRSTLVPEIKSIIIEKNTEELAYGAKGVGEITVIPTAPAVQGAYYNFDGEFRTELPLKKTAYKK